A window of Romeriopsis navalis LEGE 11480 contains these coding sequences:
- a CDS encoding GNAT family N-acetyltransferase — MPQTIGEPKINLRPAVPSDLALLRIWDEQPHVIASDPDDDWEWETELHRNPDWREQLIAELDGRPIGCIQIIDPALEESHYWGDVPGGLRAIDIWIGDAIDLGKGYGTQMMALAIDRCFAEPTVTAILVDPLANNIRAHRFYQRLGFKPTARCAFDGQDCLVHRLDRSQDESDERLR; from the coding sequence ATGCCCCAGACGATTGGTGAACCGAAAATCAATTTACGACCCGCTGTCCCCAGCGATCTCGCGCTTTTACGTATATGGGATGAACAACCCCATGTCATTGCATCTGACCCCGATGATGATTGGGAATGGGAAACCGAACTGCATCGAAATCCTGATTGGCGGGAGCAATTGATTGCGGAATTAGATGGGCGACCGATCGGTTGTATCCAAATCATCGATCCGGCCCTAGAGGAAAGTCATTATTGGGGAGACGTTCCAGGCGGGCTACGGGCGATCGATATCTGGATTGGTGATGCGATTGATCTGGGCAAAGGTTATGGTACGCAGATGATGGCATTAGCAATCGATCGTTGTTTTGCTGAGCCCACAGTTACAGCGATCCTGGTCGACCCACTCGCGAACAATATTCGGGCGCACCGTTTTTATCAACGGCTCGGATTTAAGCCAACTGCACGGTGCGCTTTTGATGGACAGGATTGCTTGGTACATCGACTTGATCGATCTCAGGATGAGAGTGATGAGCGCCTTCGATGA